Proteins encoded by one window of Marixanthomonas sp. SCSIO 43207:
- a CDS encoding OmpH family outer membrane protein — protein MKYLNVLFLFVCLSGFSQTKVGTINVDYIISKMPELETVKKQVEEYGTKLDTDLQKKVTEYQAKIDAYKTSEASLTEEQKKEKQQEIIDAENDIAKFQQNGSKLISINRDEKMRPLYTKIGEALDKVAEAEGYTQILTANSSLAYYSNDYDVTLLVLKELGITVTEEE, from the coding sequence ATGAAATATTTAAATGTACTTTTTCTATTTGTTTGCTTATCAGGATTTTCGCAAACTAAAGTAGGAACTATTAATGTAGATTATATAATCTCAAAAATGCCAGAGCTTGAAACCGTAAAAAAACAAGTTGAAGAATACGGCACTAAGCTAGATACAGATCTTCAAAAAAAGGTAACCGAATATCAAGCAAAAATAGACGCTTACAAAACTTCTGAAGCAAGCCTTACAGAAGAACAAAAAAAGGAAAAACAACAAGAAATTATTGATGCTGAAAATGACATAGCAAAATTTCAGCAAAACGGCTCTAAGCTTATAAGCATTAACCGTGATGAAAAAATGCGTCCTTTATATACAAAAATAGGAGAAGCTTTGGATAAGGTAGCTGAAGCAGAGGGATATACCCAAATTTTAACAGCAAACTCTTCCCTTGCTTATTACAGTAATGATTATGATGTAACTCTTTTAGTTTTAAAAGAATTAGGCATAACTGTAACAGAAGAAGAGTAA
- the guaB gene encoding IMP dehydrogenase produces MTAHDTKILGEGLTYDDVLLVPAYSEVLPREVSIETKFSKNISLNVPIVSAAMDTVTESAMAIAIAREGGIGVLHKSMSIEQQAAEVRKVKRAESGMILDPVTLKKTATVGDAQATMKEYSIGGIPITDDNGKLIGIVTNRDLRFEKNYERKLEEVMTSENLVTVGKGTSLKDAEIILQENKIEKLPVVEKDGTLLGLITFRDITKLTQKPTANKDQYGRLRVAAALGVTADAVDRAEALVNAQVDAVIIDTAHGHTKGVVTVLKEVKKNFPQLDVVVGNIATPEAAKYLVDAGADAVKVGIGPGSICTTRVVAGVGFPQFSAVLEVAAALKGSCIPVIADGGIRYTGDIPKALAAGADCVMLGSLLAGTKESPGETIIYEGRKFKSYRGMGSVEAMNKGSKDRYFQDVEDDIKKLVPEGIVGRVPYKGELVESMTQFIGGLRAGMGYCGANSIEALKENGKFVKITSSGIHESHPHDVTITKEAPNYSR; encoded by the coding sequence ATGACCGCACACGACACAAAAATTCTAGGTGAAGGACTTACATATGATGATGTACTTTTAGTACCAGCATATTCAGAAGTACTTCCAAGAGAAGTTTCAATAGAAACTAAATTTTCAAAAAATATTTCGCTTAATGTACCTATCGTATCTGCTGCTATGGATACTGTAACCGAAAGCGCTATGGCTATTGCAATTGCTAGAGAAGGAGGTATAGGAGTTTTGCATAAAAGCATGTCAATAGAACAACAAGCCGCAGAAGTAAGAAAGGTAAAACGTGCCGAAAGTGGAATGATTCTAGACCCTGTTACTCTAAAGAAAACAGCTACTGTAGGTGATGCCCAAGCCACCATGAAAGAATACAGCATTGGCGGAATTCCTATAACCGATGATAATGGAAAATTAATAGGTATAGTAACCAATCGTGACTTGCGTTTTGAAAAAAACTATGAAAGAAAACTTGAAGAAGTAATGACTTCTGAAAACTTAGTCACAGTAGGTAAAGGAACATCATTAAAAGATGCCGAAATAATTTTACAAGAAAATAAAATTGAAAAATTACCGGTAGTTGAAAAAGACGGTACATTACTTGGTCTTATTACATTTAGAGATATTACCAAACTTACTCAAAAACCCACAGCCAATAAAGATCAATACGGAAGACTGCGAGTAGCTGCTGCTCTTGGGGTTACAGCAGATGCGGTAGATAGAGCAGAAGCATTGGTTAATGCACAGGTAGATGCTGTTATAATTGATACAGCTCACGGTCATACTAAAGGAGTTGTTACTGTTTTAAAAGAAGTAAAAAAGAATTTTCCACAACTTGATGTAGTCGTTGGTAATATTGCAACTCCAGAAGCTGCCAAATATTTAGTAGATGCCGGTGCCGATGCTGTTAAAGTAGGTATAGGTCCAGGTTCAATTTGTACCACTCGAGTAGTCGCAGGAGTTGGATTTCCACAATTTTCAGCAGTATTAGAAGTAGCTGCTGCTTTAAAAGGAAGTTGTATTCCTGTAATTGCAGACGGAGGTATTAGATACACAGGAGATATACCCAAAGCTTTGGCTGCTGGTGCAGATTGTGTAATGTTAGGATCTCTATTAGCAGGAACCAAGGAGTCACCTGGAGAAACAATCATTTATGAAGGAAGAAAGTTTAAATCATATAGAGGAATGGGTAGTGTTGAGGCTATGAATAAAGGCTCAAAGGATCGTTATTTCCAAGATGTTGAAGATGATATTAAAAAATTAGTTCCTGAAGGTATTGTAGGTCGTGTTCCTTATAAAGGTGAATTGGTTGAGAGTATGACGCAATTTATTGGTGGTTTAAGGGCCGGTATGGGATATTGTGGAGCTAACTCGATTGAAGCATTAAAAGAAAATGGAAAGTTTGTAAAAATAACTTCTTCAGGAATTCATGAAAGCCATCCGCACGATGTTACCATAACAAAAGAAGCGCCAAATTATTCTAGATAA
- a CDS encoding SRPBCC family protein, translating into MKYTIEIIINEPREKVIEKLDNAENLKHWQEGLVDYEQISGNPGADGSKMKLIYKMGKRDMVLTETILQNKLPEKLLATYETKGVYNIQESYFKEIDDKTTKWISKNEFQFSGFGMKLMGWIMPGAFKKQTKKYLNHFKDFVEQDRSVMKKDSN; encoded by the coding sequence ATGAAATATACTATTGAAATTATCATCAACGAGCCCCGAGAAAAAGTTATTGAAAAACTAGACAATGCAGAAAACTTAAAGCACTGGCAAGAAGGGTTGGTAGATTATGAGCAAATAAGCGGTAATCCTGGAGCTGATGGAAGTAAAATGAAATTGATTTATAAAATGGGTAAACGTGATATGGTTTTAACCGAAACCATTTTACAAAATAAATTACCAGAAAAACTGCTTGCAACCTATGAAACCAAAGGAGTATACAACATTCAAGAAAGTTATTTTAAAGAAATAGATGACAAAACAACCAAATGGATTTCAAAAAATGAGTTTCAGTTTTCAGGCTTTGGGATGAAGCTAATGGGATGGATAATGCCCGGTGCCTTTAAAAAACAAACCAAAAAGTATTTAAATCATTTTAAAGATTTTGTTGAACAAGATAGGTCTGTAATGAAAAAAGACTCTAATTAG
- a CDS encoding peptidylprolyl isomerase: MNKYSISLLVMFMVTAISFAQEKKETLLTIDGSPVYTSEFVRVYKKNLELVQDDSQKTVEGYLDLFVDYKLKSAEAYAQNLNESNSFKREFRKYQEQLSRNYIFEDKVTEDLAREAYERGKEEIHAAHILIRVGYDDVPQDTLKAYNKIKEVREKAINGEDFESLVKQYSEEPGAKERAGDLGYFTVFSMVYPFETGAYNTKEGEISDIIRTQFGYHILKVKDRRKRKPKIGVSHIMVLDNGGTRTFDPEERINEVYAMLQQGKSFENLAKQYSDDKNSAVKGGKLNPFSSGDLKSKAFENAAYDLKEVGEISKPIKSEFGWHIIRLDETFSDPSFEDERARLEKRVKEGSRSKIVTIAVNKKIKDKYGFSLKNNYRPFFNEFVTEEVLKRKWQYDTISAEDDKVLFTIGNKDVMYSDFAEYISDRQRRMSFSNRKHAVINDMYDEFETQALKDYFREALEEENEEYAAVIGEYRDGLLIFDLMEKNIWNKAKTDSVGLQNYYEAHKENYKWNKRFDTEIISATSRENAEKASALFKKGISGEEIKTQLNKDDIVNVILTTGMFEAENRQLPEGFKGKKGVSEIYHQNDSYIVVHVKNTIPSGVKPLEEARGSVLSDYQTHLEKEWLKQLRQKYNITINKKALKKIKKELEG; this comes from the coding sequence ATGAATAAATACTCCATATCACTACTTGTTATGTTTATGGTTACGGCAATTTCTTTTGCTCAAGAAAAGAAAGAAACTTTGTTGACTATTGATGGTTCGCCGGTTTACACATCAGAGTTTGTTCGTGTGTATAAAAAGAACTTAGAATTAGTTCAAGACGACTCACAAAAAACAGTTGAGGGGTATTTAGATTTATTTGTTGATTATAAGCTGAAATCTGCTGAAGCCTATGCACAAAATCTAAACGAATCAAATAGCTTTAAAAGAGAATTCAGAAAATATCAAGAACAACTTTCACGCAACTATATTTTTGAAGACAAGGTTACCGAAGATCTTGCTCGCGAAGCTTATGAAAGAGGTAAGGAAGAAATTCATGCGGCTCATATATTAATTCGTGTAGGGTATGATGATGTGCCACAAGACACCTTAAAAGCCTATAATAAAATTAAAGAAGTTCGTGAAAAAGCTATTAATGGTGAAGACTTTGAGTCTTTAGTAAAACAATATTCTGAAGAGCCAGGAGCTAAAGAAAGAGCCGGAGATTTGGGTTACTTTACAGTTTTTTCTATGGTTTATCCTTTTGAAACTGGAGCTTACAACACAAAAGAAGGTGAAATTTCAGATATAATAAGAACTCAGTTTGGGTATCACATTCTTAAAGTTAAAGATAGAAGAAAACGTAAACCTAAAATTGGGGTTTCTCACATTATGGTTTTGGATAATGGCGGAACTAGAACTTTTGATCCTGAAGAACGCATTAATGAAGTGTACGCTATGTTGCAACAAGGAAAATCTTTTGAAAACCTTGCAAAGCAATATTCAGATGATAAAAATTCTGCCGTAAAAGGAGGGAAGTTAAACCCTTTCTCATCAGGTGATTTAAAATCAAAAGCATTTGAAAATGCCGCGTATGATTTAAAAGAGGTTGGCGAAATAAGTAAACCTATAAAAAGTGAATTTGGGTGGCATATTATTCGGTTAGATGAAACGTTTAGTGATCCTAGTTTTGAAGATGAACGAGCTAGACTAGAAAAACGAGTAAAAGAAGGAAGTCGCTCAAAAATTGTTACCATTGCAGTCAATAAAAAAATAAAAGATAAATACGGTTTCAGTTTAAAAAATAATTATAGACCATTTTTTAATGAGTTTGTGACTGAAGAAGTTTTAAAGCGCAAGTGGCAATATGACACAATAAGTGCAGAAGATGATAAGGTGTTATTCACCATTGGAAATAAAGATGTAATGTATAGTGATTTTGCCGAATACATTAGCGATCGTCAACGCAGAATGAGTTTTTCAAACAGAAAACATGCAGTAATTAATGATATGTATGACGAGTTTGAAACTCAAGCATTGAAAGATTATTTCAGAGAAGCATTAGAGGAAGAAAATGAAGAATACGCTGCAGTGATAGGAGAATACCGTGATGGACTTCTAATATTTGATTTAATGGAAAAAAATATCTGGAATAAAGCCAAAACAGATTCAGTAGGACTTCAAAACTATTATGAAGCTCATAAAGAAAACTATAAGTGGAACAAGCGCTTTGATACTGAAATTATTTCGGCTACATCTAGAGAGAATGCTGAAAAAGCCAGTGCATTATTTAAAAAAGGAATTTCAGGAGAAGAAATTAAAACGCAACTAAATAAAGATGACATAGTAAACGTTATCTTAACAACCGGTATGTTTGAAGCAGAGAATAGACAGTTACCGGAAGGATTTAAAGGCAAAAAAGGAGTTTCAGAAATTTACCATCAAAATGACTCTTATATAGTTGTTCACGTTAAAAATACAATTCCTTCAGGTGTAAAGCCACTTGAAGAAGCAAGAGGAAGTGTTTTAAGTGATTATCAAACACATCTTGAAAAAGAATGGCTTAAACAACTTCGCCAAAAGTATAACATAACCATCAACAAAAAAGCACTTAAAAAAATTAAAAAAGAGCTTGAAGGTTAA